From the genome of Azospirillum brasilense, one region includes:
- the infB gene encoding translation initiation factor IF-2 has product MTDSNDQDQKKVLHLSGSGKGKLELKKPVETQVRQSFSHGRSKPVTVEVKRKRAVEKGALPGVADGGAAARQAAQGIPVRGVPGQRQRGGGGGAVRQLTNQEREARIRALQGAAEDNRRRAEEEAEAAVLAAEEAVRAAEEAASQPVQVAEAEPEILDAETLRQRELAELRGIEEAERAKAQEAERRRQEEEAKRKGAEEAKRKDTEQPRPQGAGARPAAGGAGARTAATTTEAPAARGPGAPAAPRFGEEEDDRRGKPGNKKAPAPAPVRKAAPGADRRKGSKMTVSQALSDEGGERTRSLAAVRRARERERLRQMSRQETQKVTRDVVLPEVITVQELANRMAERGADVIKQLMRMGVMATINQTIDADTAELIIAEFGHRVRRVSEADVEVGLRLNDDAETALVPRPPVVTIMGHVDHGKTSLLDALRQTDVVSREAGGITQHIGAYQVQLESGAKITFIDTPGHAAFTEMRARGANVTDVVVLVVAANDGVMPQTIEAIHHAKAAKVPIIVAINKIDLPDAKPERVRQELLQHELVVEELGGDIQTVEVSAKAKRNLDKLEEAILLQAEILELKANPERTAEGVVVEAKLERGRGSVATVLVQRGTLKVGDVFVTGSEWGRVRALVNDRGQSVEQAAPASPVEVLGLNGTPLAGDDFTVVESEARAREIAEFRQRKKREAANAASARGSLQDMFSRIQAGEAKELPVVIKGDVQGSIEAISNALEKLTAENTEVKVRVLHASVGAINESDITLANASNAMVIGFNVRANPQARDMAKRDSVEIRYYSIIYNVIDDVKAALTGMLSPTLRERFIGYAEIREVFNITKVGKVAGCMVTQGTVKRGAGCRLLRDNVVIHEGTLKTLKRFKDEVKEVREGYECGMAFENYDNILAGDIIEAFEIEEVAREL; this is encoded by the coding sequence ATGACCGACAGCAACGACCAGGACCAAAAGAAAGTCTTGCACCTCTCCGGCTCCGGCAAAGGGAAGCTGGAACTGAAGAAGCCGGTCGAGACTCAGGTCCGGCAGAGCTTCTCCCATGGCCGGTCGAAGCCCGTGACCGTGGAGGTCAAGCGTAAGCGGGCCGTGGAGAAGGGCGCCCTGCCGGGCGTGGCCGACGGTGGCGCCGCCGCGCGTCAAGCCGCCCAGGGCATCCCCGTCCGGGGCGTGCCAGGCCAGCGCCAGCGCGGCGGTGGTGGCGGTGCCGTCCGCCAACTGACCAACCAGGAACGCGAGGCGCGCATCCGCGCTCTGCAAGGGGCGGCTGAAGACAACCGCCGCCGCGCCGAGGAGGAGGCCGAGGCCGCCGTCCTGGCCGCGGAGGAGGCCGTCCGCGCCGCCGAGGAAGCGGCGTCCCAGCCGGTCCAGGTGGCCGAGGCGGAGCCGGAGATTCTCGACGCCGAGACGCTGCGCCAGCGCGAGTTGGCCGAGCTGCGCGGCATCGAGGAGGCGGAGCGCGCCAAGGCCCAGGAGGCCGAGCGCCGCCGCCAGGAAGAGGAAGCCAAGCGCAAGGGGGCCGAGGAGGCCAAGCGCAAGGACACCGAACAGCCCCGTCCGCAAGGTGCGGGCGCCCGTCCCGCCGCCGGTGGCGCCGGTGCGCGCACCGCGGCCACCACCACGGAGGCTCCGGCCGCCCGTGGCCCGGGGGCTCCGGCCGCTCCGCGCTTCGGCGAGGAAGAGGACGACCGCCGCGGCAAGCCCGGGAACAAGAAGGCCCCGGCTCCGGCTCCGGTCCGCAAGGCCGCTCCGGGCGCCGATCGCCGCAAGGGCTCCAAGATGACCGTCTCGCAGGCGCTCAGCGACGAGGGTGGTGAGCGCACGCGCTCGCTGGCCGCCGTCCGCCGTGCCCGTGAGCGCGAGCGGCTCCGTCAGATGAGCCGTCAGGAGACGCAGAAAGTGACCCGCGACGTCGTGCTGCCCGAGGTCATCACCGTCCAGGAGCTGGCGAACCGCATGGCGGAACGCGGCGCCGACGTGATCAAGCAGCTCATGCGCATGGGCGTGATGGCCACCATCAACCAGACGATCGACGCCGACACGGCGGAGCTGATCATCGCCGAGTTCGGCCACCGTGTGCGCCGTGTGTCGGAGGCGGACGTCGAAGTCGGCCTGCGCCTCAACGACGATGCGGAAACGGCGCTGGTGCCGCGTCCCCCGGTCGTCACGATCATGGGCCACGTCGACCACGGCAAGACCTCGCTGCTCGACGCCCTGCGCCAGACCGACGTGGTCAGCCGCGAGGCCGGCGGCATCACCCAGCACATCGGCGCCTATCAGGTGCAGCTGGAGTCGGGTGCGAAGATCACCTTCATCGACACGCCGGGCCACGCCGCCTTCACCGAGATGCGTGCCCGCGGCGCCAACGTCACGGACGTGGTGGTGCTGGTCGTGGCGGCGAACGACGGCGTCATGCCGCAGACGATCGAGGCGATCCATCACGCCAAGGCCGCGAAGGTTCCGATCATCGTCGCCATCAACAAGATCGACCTGCCCGACGCCAAGCCGGAGCGTGTCCGCCAGGAACTGCTCCAGCACGAGCTGGTCGTGGAAGAACTGGGCGGCGACATCCAGACCGTGGAAGTGTCGGCCAAGGCCAAGCGCAACCTGGACAAGCTGGAGGAGGCCATCCTCCTGCAGGCGGAAATCCTCGAGCTGAAGGCCAACCCGGAGCGCACCGCCGAGGGCGTCGTGGTCGAGGCCAAGCTGGAGCGCGGCCGCGGTTCGGTCGCCACCGTGCTGGTCCAGCGCGGCACGCTGAAGGTCGGCGACGTCTTCGTCACCGGGTCGGAGTGGGGCCGCGTCCGCGCCCTGGTCAACGACCGTGGCCAGAGCGTCGAGCAGGCCGCCCCGGCCAGCCCGGTCGAGGTGCTCGGCCTCAACGGCACGCCGCTCGCCGGCGACGACTTCACCGTCGTCGAGTCGGAAGCCCGCGCCCGTGAGATCGCCGAGTTCCGCCAGCGCAAGAAGCGCGAAGCCGCCAACGCGGCGTCGGCCCGCGGCTCGCTGCAGGACATGTTCAGCCGCATCCAGGCCGGCGAGGCCAAGGAACTGCCGGTCGTCATCAAGGGCGACGTGCAGGGCTCCATCGAAGCGATCTCCAACGCCCTGGAGAAGCTCACGGCGGAGAACACCGAGGTCAAGGTCCGCGTGCTGCACGCGTCGGTGGGTGCGATCAACGAGTCCGACATCACGCTGGCGAACGCCTCCAACGCGATGGTCATCGGCTTCAACGTCCGCGCCAACCCGCAGGCCCGCGACATGGCCAAGCGCGACAGCGTCGAGATCCGCTACTACTCGATCATCTACAACGTGATCGACGACGTGAAGGCGGCCCTCACCGGCATGCTGTCGCCGACCCTGCGCGAGCGTTTCATCGGCTACGCCGAAATCCGCGAGGTGTTCAACATCACCAAGGTCGGCAAGGTCGCCGGTTGTATGGTCACGCAGGGCACCGTCAAGCGCGGCGCCGGCTGCCGCCTGCTGCGCGACAACGTCGTCATTCACGAGGGCACGCTTAAGACGCTCAAGCGCTTCAAGGACGAGGTCAAGGAAGTGCGCGAGGGTTACGAGTGCGGTATGGCCTTCGAGAATTACGACAACATCCTGGCCGGCGACATCATCGAAGCCTTCGAGATCGAGGAGGTGGCGCGCGAGCTGTAA
- the rbfA gene encoding 30S ribosome-binding factor RbfA yields the protein MRKKHDLAGKPPSQRQLRIGEEIRHALADLFRRGDFHDPELAELNVTVTEVRISPDLRNATAFVTPLGGGPMDETLSALRRAAPFLRGQVARAINLRHAPTLSFEADTSFDYAGRIDDILHSPAVARDVGYRSLADRVNGDDDEDDGWDEEDEKETDDLDDDEDIDDEDEDEDDGDEGNGGEGEGRRGS from the coding sequence ATGAGAAAGAAACACGACCTGGCCGGAAAGCCGCCATCCCAGCGCCAGCTCCGCATCGGCGAGGAAATCCGCCATGCCCTGGCGGATCTCTTCCGGCGCGGCGACTTCCACGACCCCGAACTGGCGGAACTGAACGTCACGGTGACCGAAGTGCGGATCAGCCCGGACCTGCGCAACGCCACCGCCTTCGTCACGCCGCTGGGCGGCGGCCCGATGGACGAGACGCTGTCGGCCCTGCGCCGCGCCGCTCCCTTCCTGCGCGGTCAGGTCGCCCGCGCCATCAACCTGCGCCACGCCCCGACGCTGAGCTTCGAGGCCGACACCTCCTTCGACTATGCCGGTCGCATCGACGACATCCTGCACAGCCCGGCGGTCGCCCGCGACGTCGGCTACCGCTCGCTCGCCGACCGCGTGAACGGCGACGACGACGAGGACGACGGCTGGGACGAGGAGGACGAGAAGGAGACGGACGACCTCGACGACGATGAAGACATCGACGACGAGGACGAGGACGAAGACGACGGGGATGAGGGCAACGGCGGCGAGGGCGAGGGGCGCCGTGGCTCGTAA
- the truB gene encoding tRNA pseudouridine(55) synthase TruB, producing the protein MARKRRGEPIHGWIVLDKPAGMTSTQALSKVRRHLNAEKAGHGGTLDPIATGILPIALGEATKTVSYAMDGEKTYRFTVAWGTRTTTDDREGTAVETSAARPDAEAIRAALPAFLGFVEQIPPQYCALKINGERAYDIAREGEVVDIAPRTVRIDRLELIETPDADHAVLEVDCGKGTYVRSIARDLAERLGTVGHIRDLRRLRVGSFTLDGAISLDDLTAMEQGTAVERLLLPIETALDDIPALALTDAEAHRLKHGQTVALLTRQDRERLTALRGDVGGDGTVIALFGGKPVALARVEGAEVRPVRVLNL; encoded by the coding sequence GTGGCTCGTAAGCGCAGGGGCGAACCGATCCACGGCTGGATCGTGCTGGACAAGCCGGCGGGGATGACCTCGACGCAGGCGCTGTCCAAGGTGCGCCGCCATCTGAACGCGGAGAAGGCCGGGCACGGCGGCACGCTGGACCCCATCGCCACCGGCATCCTGCCCATCGCGCTGGGCGAGGCGACCAAGACCGTGTCCTACGCCATGGACGGCGAGAAGACCTACCGCTTCACCGTTGCCTGGGGGACTCGCACCACCACCGACGACCGCGAGGGAACGGCGGTGGAAACCTCCGCGGCGCGTCCCGACGCCGAGGCGATCCGCGCCGCTCTGCCCGCTTTCCTGGGCTTCGTCGAGCAGATTCCGCCGCAGTACTGCGCGCTCAAGATCAACGGCGAGCGCGCCTACGACATCGCCCGCGAGGGCGAGGTGGTGGACATCGCCCCGCGCACCGTGCGCATCGACCGGTTGGAACTGATCGAGACGCCGGACGCCGATCACGCGGTTCTGGAGGTGGATTGCGGCAAGGGCACCTATGTCCGCTCCATCGCCCGCGACCTCGCCGAACGGTTGGGGACGGTGGGGCACATCCGCGATCTGCGACGCCTGCGCGTCGGGTCCTTCACGTTGGACGGGGCGATTTCCCTGGACGATCTGACCGCGATGGAGCAAGGTACCGCGGTCGAAAGACTTCTGTTGCCGATCGAGACCGCGCTGGACGACATCCCGGCGCTGGCCCTGACGGACGCGGAAGCGCACCGACTGAAGCACGGCCAGACGGTGGCACTCCTCACCCGGCAGGACCGCGAACGCCTCACGGCGCTGCGCGGCGATGTTGGTGGGGATGGCACCGTCATTGCGCTTTTCGGCGGAAAGCCGGTGGCGCTGGCGCGCGTGGAGGGGGCGGAGGTCCGTCCGGTGCGCGTTCTCAACCTATGA
- the rpsO gene encoding 30S ribosomal protein S15 translates to MSITPDRKQELIKDYSRGTNDTGSPEVQVAILSERIRNLTEHLQGHKKDFHSRRGLLVMVGQRRRLLDYLKKKDNSRYATLIERLGLRR, encoded by the coding sequence ATGTCGATCACGCCCGATCGCAAGCAGGAACTCATTAAGGACTATTCGCGCGGCACCAACGACACCGGGTCGCCCGAGGTCCAGGTCGCGATCCTGTCCGAGCGCATCCGGAACCTGACCGAGCACCTGCAGGGCCACAAGAAGGACTTCCACTCCCGCCGTGGTCTGCTGGTGATGGTCGGCCAGCGCCGCCGTCTTCTCGACTATCTCAAGAAGAAGGACAACAGCCGCTACGCCACGCTCATCGAGCGTCTGGGCCTGCGTCGCTGA
- the pnp gene encoding polyribonucleotide nucleotidyltransferase, producing MFKVFRKEIEWGGRKLTFETGKIARQADGAVLVTYGETTVLCTVVGAKSPKPGVDFFPLTVNYQEKSFAAGKIPGGFFKREGRPTEKETLVSRLIDRPIRPLFADGFRNETQVICTVLSHDLENDPDIVAMVGTSAALTISGIPFLGPIGAARVGYVDGQYVLNPTMDAVGGSALDLVVAGTQDGVLMVESEAKELSEEVMLGAVMFGHSSFQPVIDAIIDLAEECAKEPWDLPEPAYDRAALKAKLRATVGADVEAAYTETVKQVRYEKIGAAKAKALEALAEAHETQAIVTEFKELEADILRGAVLKTGRRIDGRDTKTVRPIVSEVGVLPRAHGSALFTRGETQALVVTTLGTSQDEQIIDALQGEYREHFMLHYNFPPYSVGEAGRMGSPGRREIGHGKLAWRAIHPLLPKKEDFPYTLRVVSEVTESNGSSSMATVCGTSLSLMDAGAPLARPVAGIAMGLIKEDDGFAVLSDILGDEDHLGDMDFKVAGTDAGITALQMDIKITSITEEIMKIALGQAKDGRLHILGEMSKALTGARDAVNENAPRITVINIPKEKIRDVIGSGGKVIREIVEQTGAKIDIEDDGTVKVAAVDTKAAQAAIDWIKGIVAEPEMNVVYTGKVVKVVDFGAFVNFLGSRDGLVHISELAQQRVGKVSDVVSQGDSVKVKVIGFDDRGKVKLSMKQVDQATGEDLTKKDGPAA from the coding sequence ATGTTCAAAGTTTTCCGCAAAGAAATCGAATGGGGTGGACGCAAGCTGACGTTCGAGACGGGCAAGATCGCCCGTCAGGCCGACGGCGCGGTGCTGGTCACCTATGGTGAGACCACGGTCCTCTGCACGGTCGTCGGCGCCAAGTCGCCGAAGCCGGGCGTCGATTTCTTTCCGCTGACGGTCAATTACCAGGAAAAGTCCTTCGCAGCCGGCAAGATTCCCGGCGGCTTCTTCAAGCGTGAAGGCCGCCCGACGGAGAAGGAGACGCTGGTCAGCCGCCTGATCGACCGTCCCATCCGTCCGCTGTTCGCCGATGGCTTCCGCAACGAGACGCAGGTCATCTGCACCGTGCTGAGCCACGATCTGGAGAACGATCCGGACATCGTCGCGATGGTCGGCACCTCGGCCGCGCTGACGATCTCCGGCATCCCATTCCTCGGTCCGATCGGCGCCGCCCGCGTCGGCTACGTCGACGGCCAGTATGTGCTGAACCCGACCATGGACGCCGTCGGCGGTTCTGCGCTCGACCTCGTGGTCGCCGGCACCCAGGACGGCGTGCTGATGGTCGAATCGGAAGCCAAGGAGCTGTCCGAGGAGGTCATGCTGGGCGCCGTGATGTTCGGTCACAGCAGTTTCCAGCCGGTCATCGACGCCATCATCGATCTGGCCGAAGAGTGCGCCAAGGAGCCGTGGGACCTGCCGGAGCCGGCCTACGACCGCGCCGCCCTGAAGGCGAAGCTGCGCGCGACCGTCGGCGCCGACGTGGAGGCCGCTTACACCGAGACGGTGAAGCAGGTCCGCTACGAGAAGATCGGCGCCGCCAAGGCGAAGGCGCTGGAGGCTCTGGCCGAGGCCCATGAGACCCAGGCCATCGTGACCGAGTTCAAGGAGCTGGAGGCCGACATCCTGCGCGGCGCCGTTCTGAAGACCGGCCGCCGCATCGACGGCCGCGACACCAAGACGGTCCGCCCGATCGTGTCGGAGGTCGGCGTGCTGCCGCGCGCCCACGGTTCGGCGCTGTTCACCCGCGGCGAGACGCAGGCCCTGGTCGTCACCACGCTGGGCACCAGCCAGGACGAGCAGATCATCGACGCGCTGCAGGGCGAGTACCGGGAGCACTTCATGCTCCACTACAACTTCCCTCCGTACTCGGTGGGCGAGGCCGGCCGCATGGGCTCGCCGGGCCGCCGCGAGATCGGCCACGGCAAGCTGGCGTGGCGCGCCATCCACCCGCTGCTGCCGAAGAAGGAAGACTTCCCCTACACGCTCCGCGTGGTGTCGGAAGTGACCGAGTCCAACGGCTCGTCGTCGATGGCGACGGTTTGCGGCACCTCGCTGTCGCTGATGGACGCCGGCGCTCCGCTGGCGCGTCCGGTGGCCGGCATCGCCATGGGCCTGATCAAGGAAGACGACGGCTTCGCGGTCCTGTCGGACATCCTGGGTGACGAGGATCACCTGGGCGACATGGACTTCAAGGTGGCCGGCACCGACGCGGGCATCACCGCGCTCCAGATGGACATCAAGATCACCTCGATCACCGAGGAGATCATGAAGATCGCTCTGGGCCAGGCCAAGGACGGCCGCCTGCACATCCTGGGCGAGATGTCCAAGGCCCTGACCGGCGCCCGCGACGCGGTGAACGAGAACGCCCCGCGCATCACCGTGATCAACATCCCGAAGGAGAAGATCCGCGACGTGATCGGCTCCGGCGGCAAGGTGATCCGCGAGATCGTGGAGCAGACCGGCGCCAAGATCGACATCGAGGACGACGGCACGGTCAAGGTCGCCGCGGTGGACACCAAGGCCGCCCAGGCCGCCATCGACTGGATCAAGGGCATCGTCGCCGAGCCGGAAATGAACGTGGTCTACACCGGCAAGGTCGTGAAGGTCGTCGATTTCGGCGCCTTCGTGAACTTCCTGGGCTCCCGCGACGGCCTCGTCCACATCTCCGAGCTGGCGCAGCAGCGCGTCGGCAAGGTGTCGGACGTGGTGTCGCAGGGTGACTCGGTGAAGGTGAAGGTCATCGGCTTCGACGACCGCGGCAAGGTGAAGCTGTCGATGAAGCAGGTCGATCAGGCCACCGGCGAAGACCTGACCAAGAAGGACGGTCCCGCCGCCTGA
- a CDS encoding class I SAM-dependent methyltransferase — protein sequence MPDQPSETAVFPPDGPSFRIDWGLQGLLRLVDSYEFRTVLDVGSGGGDHARLLRHIGKEVVTVDLHRSADIRTDFMDAAIDRTFDVVWCSHVLEHQRNPGAFLEKLRRCLVPDGVLAISVPTHPADRMVAGHVTSWNAWLLCYNLVLAGFDCAQARYVNTVDLSLIVRNRTALAGDIGTGAGSGADLDPADGADPFTAIAPFFPFPVGQGATAPLGEMNWGGFDYLLPAGFPSFRLHSRFLPPEGLFIGGGTG from the coding sequence ATGCCCGACCAGCCCTCCGAAACCGCAGTCTTCCCGCCGGATGGACCGTCCTTCCGGATCGACTGGGGACTGCAAGGTCTTCTCCGCCTCGTCGATTCCTATGAGTTCCGCACGGTGCTGGACGTCGGATCGGGCGGTGGCGACCACGCGCGCCTGCTGCGCCACATCGGGAAGGAGGTGGTGACGGTCGATCTGCACCGCAGCGCCGACATTCGCACCGACTTCATGGATGCGGCCATCGACCGGACCTTCGATGTGGTCTGGTGCTCCCATGTGCTGGAACACCAACGCAATCCCGGTGCTTTTCTCGAAAAGCTGCGCCGCTGCCTTGTTCCGGACGGCGTGCTGGCGATCAGCGTCCCGACCCACCCGGCCGACCGCATGGTTGCCGGCCATGTGACGAGCTGGAACGCTTGGCTTCTCTGCTACAATCTGGTGCTTGCCGGTTTCGACTGCGCGCAGGCGCGCTACGTCAACACGGTGGATCTCAGCCTGATCGTCCGCAACCGCACGGCCCTGGCCGGCGACATTGGCACGGGGGCGGGCAGCGGGGCCGACCTCGACCCGGCGGACGGAGCCGATCCCTTCACCGCCATCGCCCCTTTTTTTCCCTTCCCGGTCGGCCAAGGCGCCACGGCGCCGCTGGGAGAGATGAATTGGGGTGGTTTCGATTACCTGCTTCCCGCCGGCTTCCCGTCCTTCCGCTTGCACAGCCGCTTCCTGCCGCCGGAAGGGCTGTTCATCGGCGGGGGGACGGGGTGA
- a CDS encoding neutral zinc metallopeptidase yields MRWQDGRESENVEDRRGTPGSGGFRTGGIGIPIGRGGVGIGGLAVIVVVSLLLGINPLDLLQGTVPQEQARTEQSDAPRGGGDDELKRFVSVVLADTEDTWSAQFQQIGRTYQDPALVLFSGTVDSGCGFAQAAMGPFYCPQDRKVYIDLSFYRDLRDRFRAPGDFAQAYVIAHEVGHHVQNLLGISDRVQQAQRQAGSQADANGLSVRLELQADCFAGLWANHANRERQIIEPGDVEEALTAASAIGDDRLQKQSRGTVTPDSFTHGSSVQRVQWFRKGLETGQLNACDTFGAERL; encoded by the coding sequence ATGCGGTGGCAGGACGGTCGCGAGAGCGAGAATGTCGAGGATCGGCGCGGCACGCCCGGAAGCGGCGGTTTCCGCACCGGCGGGATCGGCATCCCCATCGGGCGGGGCGGCGTCGGCATCGGCGGGCTGGCGGTGATCGTGGTGGTGTCGCTCCTGCTGGGCATCAACCCGCTGGACCTTCTGCAGGGCACCGTCCCGCAGGAGCAGGCCCGCACCGAGCAGTCCGACGCCCCGCGCGGCGGTGGGGATGACGAGCTGAAACGCTTCGTCTCCGTCGTGCTCGCCGACACGGAGGACACTTGGTCCGCACAGTTCCAGCAAATCGGCCGGACCTACCAGGACCCGGCTCTGGTGCTGTTCTCCGGCACGGTGGATTCCGGCTGCGGCTTCGCCCAGGCGGCGATGGGTCCCTTCTACTGCCCGCAGGATCGCAAGGTGTACATCGACCTCAGCTTCTACCGCGACCTGCGCGACCGCTTCCGCGCGCCGGGAGACTTCGCCCAGGCCTATGTCATCGCCCATGAAGTCGGCCACCATGTGCAGAACCTGCTGGGCATCTCCGACCGGGTGCAGCAGGCCCAGCGGCAGGCCGGCTCCCAGGCCGACGCCAACGGGCTGTCGGTACGGCTGGAGCTTCAGGCCGATTGCTTCGCCGGGCTGTGGGCCAACCACGCCAACCGCGAGCGCCAGATCATCGAGCCCGGCGACGTCGAGGAAGCCCTGACCGCCGCCAGCGCCATCGGCGACGACCGCTTGCAGAAGCAGTCGCGCGGCACCGTGACGCCGGACAGCTTCACCCACGGCAGCTCCGTCCAACGGGTGCAGTGGTTCCGCAAAGGGCTGGAGACGGGCCAGCTGAACGCCTGCGACACGTTTGGGGCGGAGCGGCTGTAG
- a CDS encoding TspO/MBR family protein, which produces MNHRSFVPTEPATDTGPLPFHVHWWQALVFWLLTNTYGVFERGGEPFPGYQPSPLQPPGWAFPAVWFSISLIQLWGCVRLLNAPWTIRWRPALIGMQGALWLLYASFGFAYFTMDSPILAAAWTIAYFIIASTCVLLVWPDDRAIAASWLPLVLWTGFASIVAIHGVVLNPDPLFGLGPGLGTR; this is translated from the coding sequence ATGAACCACCGCTCCTTCGTCCCGACGGAACCCGCAACCGACACCGGCCCGCTGCCATTCCACGTGCACTGGTGGCAGGCTCTGGTCTTCTGGCTGCTCACCAACACCTATGGCGTGTTCGAGCGGGGCGGGGAGCCGTTTCCCGGCTATCAGCCCTCGCCGCTGCAGCCGCCGGGCTGGGCCTTTCCGGCCGTCTGGTTCAGCATCAGCCTGATCCAGCTCTGGGGTTGCGTCCGGCTGCTGAACGCGCCCTGGACGATCCGCTGGCGCCCGGCGCTGATCGGCATGCAGGGGGCGCTGTGGCTGCTCTACGCCAGCTTCGGATTCGCCTATTTCACGATGGACAGCCCGATCCTGGCGGCGGCCTGGACCATCGCCTACTTCATCATCGCCTCGACCTGCGTGCTTCTGGTCTGGCCGGACGACCGCGCCATCGCGGCGAGCTGGCTGCCGCTGGTGCTGTGGACCGGCTTCGCCTCCATCGTTGCCATTCATGGCGTCGTCCTGAACCCGGACCCGCTGTTCGGGCTGGGGCCGGGGCTGGGGACGCGCTGA
- a CDS encoding lysine-2,3-aminomutase-like protein has protein sequence MKAAHSVTDLVAAGLMTPAAGEAVAAVADRYAIALTPYLLETLADAAPGDPLYAQYVPSHEEAYTAPEERADPIGDVARSPVKGIVHRYPDRVLLKPLHACAVYCRFCFRREMVGPGGEALSPDELDAALAYVRAHPEVWEVVVTGGDPLLLSPRRLSHIVRSLSDIPHVGVVRLHTRIPVADPARVTAELVEALKAPDVATWMAIHVNHANELTEPARGAVARLADAGIPLLGQTVLLKGINDDAAALEALFRGLVRNRIKPYYLHHPDLAAGTSHFRPTLAEGQALVKGLRGRVSGLCQPTYVLDIPGGHGKAPAAPGWVQPDGEGGYVAEDFTGATHRYRG, from the coding sequence ATGAAGGCAGCCCACAGCGTGACCGATCTGGTGGCCGCCGGGCTGATGACGCCCGCGGCGGGCGAGGCCGTGGCCGCCGTGGCCGACCGCTACGCCATCGCCCTGACCCCGTACCTGCTGGAAACGCTGGCGGACGCTGCGCCCGGCGATCCCCTGTACGCGCAGTACGTCCCTTCCCACGAGGAGGCGTACACAGCCCCGGAGGAGCGCGCCGACCCCATCGGCGACGTGGCGCGCAGCCCGGTGAAGGGCATCGTCCACCGCTATCCCGACCGGGTTTTGCTGAAGCCGCTGCACGCCTGCGCGGTCTATTGCCGTTTCTGCTTCCGACGGGAAATGGTCGGCCCCGGCGGCGAGGCCCTGTCGCCCGACGAGCTGGACGCCGCCCTGGCGTACGTGCGTGCGCATCCCGAGGTGTGGGAGGTGGTGGTGACCGGCGGCGATCCGCTGCTGCTGTCGCCGCGGCGCCTCTCCCACATCGTCCGCAGCCTGTCGGACATTCCCCATGTCGGGGTAGTCCGGCTGCACACCCGCATCCCCGTCGCCGACCCGGCGCGCGTCACCGCGGAGCTGGTCGAGGCGCTGAAGGCGCCGGATGTGGCGACCTGGATGGCCATCCACGTCAACCACGCCAATGAATTGACGGAGCCGGCGCGCGGCGCCGTCGCCCGGCTGGCCGACGCCGGCATTCCCCTGCTGGGCCAGACGGTGCTTCTGAAAGGCATCAACGATGACGCGGCGGCGCTGGAGGCGCTGTTCCGGGGATTGGTGCGCAACCGGATCAAACCCTACTATCTGCACCATCCGGACCTCGCCGCCGGCACCAGCCATTTCCGTCCGACCTTGGCCGAGGGGCAGGCGCTGGTGAAGGGACTGCGCGGGCGCGTCTCCGGCCTCTGCCAGCCGACCTATGTGCTGGACATCCCCGGCGGGCACGGCAAGGCCCCCGCGGCGCCGGGCTGGGTGCAGCCCGACGGGGAAGGAGGTTATGTGGCGGAGGACTTCACCGGGGCGACGCACCGCTACCGCGGCTGA
- a CDS encoding glycerophosphoryl diester phosphodiesterase translates to MLSTLPRLIGHRGAKESAPENTLASLREAARQGAAWVEVDVMLTRDRVPVLIHDDTLERTTNGAGPVPNLTLAELKALDAGSWFDARFAGETVPTLEEALGVIRKLGLGLNLEIKPYPGQEVPTAEAALELLKRLWPGGLPLLVSSFEVPCLEVARDRAPEIPRGYLLWDPPADWAAIADRIGAATLNVHQDRQTAESVAAYRATGRPVLAYTVNDAARARALFDWGVAGLFTDAPGRLAAELAAGSTP, encoded by the coding sequence ATGCTGTCGACTCTTCCCCGCCTGATCGGCCACCGCGGCGCCAAGGAAAGCGCGCCGGAAAACACGCTCGCCAGCCTGCGCGAAGCCGCCCGCCAGGGCGCCGCCTGGGTCGAGGTGGACGTGATGCTCACCCGCGACCGCGTGCCGGTGTTGATCCACGACGACACGCTGGAGCGCACCACCAACGGCGCCGGGCCGGTGCCTAACCTGACGCTGGCGGAGCTGAAGGCGCTGGACGCCGGTTCCTGGTTCGACGCACGTTTCGCCGGCGAAACGGTGCCGACCCTGGAGGAGGCGCTGGGCGTGATCCGCAAGTTGGGCCTGGGCCTGAATCTGGAGATCAAACCCTATCCCGGCCAGGAGGTGCCGACGGCGGAAGCCGCGCTGGAGCTGTTGAAACGGCTGTGGCCCGGCGGCCTGCCCCTGCTGGTGTCCAGCTTCGAGGTGCCCTGCCTGGAGGTGGCGCGCGACCGGGCGCCGGAGATTCCGCGCGGTTACCTGCTGTGGGATCCTCCCGCCGACTGGGCGGCCATCGCCGACCGCATCGGCGCGGCCACGCTGAACGTCCATCAGGATCGCCAGACGGCGGAGAGCGTCGCCGCCTACCGCGCCACCGGGCGTCCGGTTCTGGCCTACACGGTCAACGACGCGGCGCGGGCGCGGGCGCTGTTCGACTGGGGTGTGGCCGGACTCTTCACCGACGCGCCGGGCCGGCTGGCGGCGGAGCTGGCCGCCGGGTCGACACCGTGA